Proteins encoded in a region of the Solanum dulcamara chromosome 9, daSolDulc1.2, whole genome shotgun sequence genome:
- the LOC129903676 gene encoding GDSL esterase/lipase At1g71250 has protein sequence MMCLFVLLPLAYFSSVHGAPTALWVFGDSLVDNGNNNFLNSIAKSNYFPYGIDFNRGPTGRFSNGKTFVDILGELLGVPSPPPFADPSTRGERILGGVNYASAAAGILDETGQHYMDRYTLSQQVINFESTLGQLRTMMSPGDLNTYLSKSIAVMVFGSNDYINNYLMPSIYTSSINYNPQQFSSLLVNHYARQLVALYSVGLRKLLVAGVGPLGCIPNQLATGQAPPGRCVDYVNQILGSFNEGLKSLVSVMNNGSHPGAVFVYGNTYAAIGDILNNPARYGFNVWDRACCGVGRSQGQITCLPYQFPCLDRSKYIFWDAFHPTQAVDAILAERAYYGPPSDCYPINVKQMAAINF, from the exons ATGATGTGTTTAtttgttcttcttcctcttgCATACTTCTCATCAGTACACGGTGCACCTACAGCTCTATGGGTATTTGGTGACTCACTGGTTGATAATGGGAATAACAATTTCCTCAACTCTATTGCCAAATCAAACTACTTTCCTTATGGGATTGATTTCAACAGAGGCCCTACTGGCAGATTTTCCAATGGAAAAACTTTTGTGGATATTCTTG GAGAATTGTTGGGAGTGCCTTCTCCTCCGCCATTTGCAGACCCAAGCACAAGAGGAGAAAGAATCCTCGGGGGAGTAAACTATGCATCTGCTGCTGCTGGCATCCTAGACGAAACTGGCCAACACTAT ATGGACAGATACACGTTGAGCCAACAGGTGATAAATTTTGAAAGCACGTTAGGTCAGTTAAGGACAATGATGAGTCCTGGTGATTTAAACACATATCTGTCAAAATCAATAGCAGTGATGGTATTTGGAAGCAATGACTACATAAACAACTATCTCATGCCTTCCATTTATACGTCCAGTATCAACTATAATCCGCAACAGTTTTCCAGCCTCCTTGTCAATCATTATGCTAGACAACTTGTG GCGTTGTATAGTGTAGGGCTGAGGAAGTTATTGGTAGCAGGAGTAGGACCACTTGGATGCATTCCCAATCAGTTAGCCACAGGACAAGCCCCTCCAGGAAGATGTGTTGATTATGTAAATCAGATACTAGGCAGTTTCAATGAGGGTCTCAAATCACTCGTTAGCGTGATGAACAATGGCAGTCATCCTGGAGCCGTTTTTGTTTATGGCAATACATATGCTGCTATTGGTGATATCTTAAACAACCCTGCCAGATATG GATTTAACGTATGGGACAGAGCATGCTGTGGAGTGGGGAGAAGCCAGGGACAAATAACATGCCTACCCTATCAATTTCCATGCCTAGACAGGAGTAAGTATATATTTTGGGATGCATTTCATCCGACACAAGCTGTGGATGCCATCTTGGCAGAAAGGGCATACTATGGACCCCCTTCCGATTGCTATCCCATCAACGTTAAGCAAATGGCTGCAATCAACTTTTGA